In Miscanthus floridulus cultivar M001 chromosome 8, ASM1932011v1, whole genome shotgun sequence, the sequence atatgcacatgaaataatataatgtaaaatacacatatgcatgcatgcatgtaaatatatatatgatgcatgcatatatatatatatatatatatatatatatatatatatatatatatataggactactattctgtagctggctacagaataacttattctgtagccactttgagttatgataattactatgttaatttacgagattatagtaactccttactaagtggtttaatataacgttatggtaaatatccccatgtgttatagtaactcaactatcgtaaatatgtattgacattatggtaaattagtatataaaattatagtaaatggagaggctattcagtagccggctacaaaataagttattctgtagccacctccatttactataattttatatactaatttaccataatgtcaatacatatttacgatagttgggttactataacacatggggatatttaccataacgttatattaaaccacttagtaaggagttactataatctcgtaaattaacatagtaattatcataactcaaagtggctacagaataagttattctgtagccagctacaggatagtagttctatatatatatatatatatattctatgcttgaattgtgtgatttaatacgttcattgtgcttgaaccgaaacatactatacgcgcgtataaatgtataattagcagcgtacaatacgacttcgaaaacctattttgaaaagaaaagaaaaaaggaataaaacctttagtcccggttcgtattaccaaccgggactaaaggtgccggccatcgtggcatgtcaggaggcacctttagtcccggttggtaatacgaaccgggactaaaggttctcctTTAGTTCCGGTGGGGAACCggaactagagggggttccccaccagaagtaaagctctgttctctaccggtGGTAGCTAGCTAGTTTGTGCGAGGAAGGCAATGCTGTGATTAGTTTAGAGTTTAGAGGTGCGCGACAGTAGTGTGCAAGAGAGTGTCTGAATAGGAAGGAAGGTAGCTTAGGGAGGAAGGTAGTCATCTCGCCTTGTCAATCTCCAATGTACGTGCGTACCTAGTGCTTCGGCTAAATAAAGCTAAACCCATTCTTTTTGCACAAACAAAGCGAAACAAAATGCTCACCACAGGGGTGCTGTCGTCAGCCCATTCCTCGTTGTTGAGCGATATATACTCCACTCAAGTAACTGAACCCAGAGTTGGGACGattggaaagaaaaaaaagaaggaatGCAACGCACACGCCTGCTGACAGGGAAAGCCAAACCGTTAACGGAGGCATGGCGTCTGCCGTAGGCCCCACACGCAAACGAGCGGGGCAAAGCAGCTCGTTCCGTCGTCGTTCGCGTGACTGATGTTCCACTGTGCTGTGTCACTCCCACTCGCTCGCTGGCTCGCTCTCCATCCCCTTGGCGGCAGCCGGCAGCCGGCAGCTTCGCCATCACCCCCACCGCACTCCAACTCCAAGAGCAGAGGAGGCGGACTCTGGCTGGCGTTCCAAGTTACTTGTCCCTCCCACCCAGGAATAATCCATCCATCCATGGCGGCGGACTGCGTGACCCGCGTGTGGGCGCTGGCGATCGCCACGGCGGCGTGCATCGGCCTGCCCAGCGCGCTCGTCTACGCCATCGTCCGGATCGCCGCGGCGCGGCGGTACGGCGCCGTCTTCGCGCTGGGCCTCGTCCTCGTCTTCTGGGTCACCGTCAGCGCCGCCTACTACCCGCGCGTCTGCGCCGACCTCGTCCCCTGGCTCCGCTTCCTGCGCCGCGCCCGCGGCCGCCTCCGGGGCCACGGCGAGCCCTCGCTGCTGGTGCCGCAGCGGTCGTCGTTCGTGACCGTCGACGTGTTTCCCCGCCCCCGGCAGGCACCGGCACCGGCCGCGGCCGTGCGCGGGGGAGGAGCAAGTGTCCGCGCCGCCGATGACGTCCTGCCGCCGTCGCCGTACCCGTACGAGCACCAGCGTGTGCCTTTGGCGCAGAGGTACGGAGACCGTGGCGGTGGCATGTTTCCCAGGGATCGTGCTAGTACTAGCCACGGAGACCGTGCTAGTACTAGTCGTGTGATGATGGCCGCGCTTCCCCGGGAGCCACCGGCCGCGCGCGGCAAAGCACCTGTCGGCGCCGATGACGACGCCATCCAGCGGCCGCCATGCGAGGAGGAGATTGACGGCGGGCCGTCCAAGTGCTGTGCGATCTGCTTGGCCGACGTGGACGAGGAGGAGACGGCGAAGCGGCTGCCGCTGTGCCTGCACTTGTTCCACCGCCATTGCATCGACCAGTGGCTTCAGGGCCACTCGACGTGCCCCATCTGCAGGTGCAACGCCTTCCTGACTGACTCGATCTTGAGTCTTGACCGGCGGTGAAGGACGGGCGAGTCTTCTCAGACTGACGGGGCGGCGAGTTGGCGACTCATCATGTGTGATGCACGTATTACAAGGGGATAACATTGCTGTTACTAGTTCCGGCTTAATTATGGacagtgtgtgtgtgtatatatatatatatatatatatatatatatatatatatatatagggagaggctattcagtagccggctacaaaataagttattctgtagccacctccatttactataattttatatactaatttactataatgtcaatacatatttacgatagttgggttactataacacatggggatatttaccataacgttatattaaaccacttagtaaggagttactataatctcgtaaattaacatagtaattatcataactcaaagtggctacagaataagttattctgtagccagctacaggatagtagttatatatatatatatatatatatatatatatatatatatatatatatatatatatatatatatatatatatagccattAGCCAACTCTGGTACCTAACACTATCGAGGAAATTCCTTCGATAGTATAGTGACCTATAACCATTGTCATTTCGTCTATAAGCACCTCTTATATGTGCCACTACAAATTATGAGTAGTTACCACCGTCCTTCAATAGTATGAGTGTGTTTAAACACCATGCATACACTAATCCATAAACACCATGCATACACTATCAATAATCAATAACTACTCTAATCCAACGTTTAATActagagcactcgatgcgagTAGAGTTTCCATGCCAAAGCTAAATTCAGATAAAGATGACTAAGGTATAACTACACTAACTTTACTCTTGATTCAGAAGGCTACAACTAGAGTAAAGTAATTGCACTAAGTAAAGTAGGGAAAATAATCGTATTAATAACTCAAAGTCTTACAGAGAGAAAGGTAGAAGAGCTATACCACTAAAACCTAAGGCAAGCTTGGCTCAACTATAATTCCTGACTACACTATGCTGACTACTAAGCTAAAAGTGAAGTGGAACTAGAGTTTCCTGATCTCCTAACTGCTAAGCCAACTACTAAGATAACTACTTTTGTAAATCTATGATTAACAAAGATGATTATTCAGAGGCGGACGTTGTTGCACCTCTAAATGAAGGATCGAAACAACGACCAGAGAGGGGAGGGATGAATAGAGCCAattaaaattctttgcaagaacTTAGCCTATGTCCCAAATAAAATCCACAAACCCCTTGAGTAGCGCTAGCCAATATATCACGCAGTCACAGCGGTACTACGGACCTAAGAAACTAAGCTAGAAAGATGCGGAAACAATCGGAGGTCAAAACGAGTGAGAAAAGTGCTTTTAgggaaaagtaaaaaaaaaaataacCGTTCAAATGACCTCCAAATTAACAGCATAAAATTTTGTGGAGGGGTTTATAACACTGCAAGaaacatgcccaccaaaattgaGCTCAACTGGAGAATGTTGGACAATTGGCCTGAGCTGGTTTCTAAATCGACTTGAGCTAATTTTTGGATTTCAGCCCTCTTAGGAGAAAAAGACAaacccgttcgctggtctgaatcttggctgaaactggctgaaaacactgttccggttgaattgttgtgagagaaaaacactgttccggctaaaaaaataagccgaacaagccgaatatggggtaagccaaacGGGGCCAAAAGCTAATCAAACAAATTCCAAAAGACTTGAAATTTGGTGGCAGTATAGGATCTTatagaacatctccaccaaaaaTTGGCTCAATCGGAGAAACTTCTTGAAACCGGGTCGAGTTGGTTTTTGTAGATTTCAGCAGAATCCTCTTCAAGACCAATACAGGTAACTGGGGATCATATCTTTTTGGACTACCACATTGCTAGAGTGGTTTTTGGTTATGTTTTAAAGAGGCTCTTGGTTGGGACAGATGCCCAAGAAGCTTGCAAGATATCTTTGATCACTGGATTGTTTTGGGAGGAAGGGATTATCATGTGGAGCTTTTTATGTTTGCTATTGTGCTTTGGGGGTTATGGAATATCAGGAATAAGATGGGGATTGAAAGAAAATCTCCACGATCTTCTAATGACGTCTTCTTCAAAATCTTTCATTATCCGCAGAAGTGGTGCATTCTCATGAAGGAACAGGATGCAAGATTTTTGGCGGACAAAATCCACAAAATGAAGGAATGGTTGAAAGCTTTCTGGAGGAAACTGATGATTTGAAGTAGGAGTCATCTGATGGGACCGCTTGGAAGTTTCCTTTCTTTCCTGTCTGTAGCTCGTTCATGGGTCTTGCTGTTTTCTTTGCCCGCTGAAGGCTAGAACCTGTATTGCcgtagcgtccggacgtccgggtCTGACACCTGCACCGCTCCCGCCTCCGTATCCAGCCCCACGCCCCACGACCCGCCCTAGCATTCGCGCCCGCGTCCGTTGCAGGGACCTGGGCCCAACGCGCGCCCCCAGTAGCAGCGACAGCCACCGGCCGCGTCGTGCAACAtaccgatctacttttgtaacatctagataacgcatttgcaacatacatctaaagcagatgaaacatttgaaatatacagttgaaacaccattgcaacatgtgcaacatcctgatctacttttaaaacatacagatgcaacacttgaaacatacaaaaAAAACAgatggtttttttaaaaaaaagacatAAGAAACACTTGAGACATgtgtttgaaacacttgcaacatacgtgtacaaaaaatagatgaaacattaatTGGGGATAGATGCTtgtaacatacgtgtacaacaatTGTAACATATGCTACATCCTGATCTATTTTTCCAACATccgcatgaaacacttgaaacatacatctaaatcaactgaaacacttgaaatattggTTTGCAATATGTCTGAAAAAACGTCCAAAAACAGTTGAAACACAGCATCGCCACACGACCATGAccaatgtggcagaaccgcccgaaataacacgcttccggaggcgctcgtctttcactagacacttCATGATCAAataatgattgacatgtttctgaggcctctactattgCTATTActcatttttttgatatattgttgttttataggactactttggtctATAGACCTTTTTAATTTCTTATActttctcgcgtacctaaagcatattttcttgcatctattagaataaagcgcgaaataatgtcacggacaccagacagtgtagcctgatgccccgagcatgatgagtagccaacctatgaggagaaagcactagaggactagcttactcaggAGTAGTTCAATAACGAGTTTGAAAAGGATTTAGaggtgatgcttactcaggaatagtgtgacaaggaggaaggGAGAGCAGAAGAAAGAGCAGGAAAGgctactgaaggcgaagaagaagaggataatgatgatgatgactcagaaggggggtatgtaagtcccgaggatccttttccacgtgaagccagaaggaggacAATAGAGAAAAATTTGGACAAAGATTTTGACCCGAATGAGGAGttagggataaagccttagcttgtaaattttgctaaagctttggttgtgttacctctgctaacactttgacctgtcgtatatacaggtccttcctgaaactcgaaaaagacgacatcgacgtccatgacatctcgctggacaagacggagtagaggaaaggagagcagaagCAATAGCCACAGAGACGGACATTGTGGCCTCTGcttcacaacctcaagacacaaccacaactaccaagcctaagaggaaataagggcatagaaaagcaaatcaatatccagataaggcatgctatataataacggaggtcaggccagcaggggagatccttgagccgaaggaattaagaggacgatttcgtaatgcgatcggggccctagttagagataaattaaacccagcaatccctaactggaaagagataccagagaagaaaaaggatgaactatgtgATAGGCAGCTGaaactcaattttagatttctggagggtaagcataAATTGATAAAAAAATgttttcaggatgatgggagagttattccgatgttggaggtcggagctcaacaaaaagtatattcaaaaggggttaactccagTCAACGAGTTCGGCAATATAACTCTTAGTAAATGGGAGTAGCTCGTGGCTCAACAGACTTCACCGGATGCATTAGAGCTCAGTGcctgtaacaccgagctggcgaagaggaacaaacactaCCATCATCAAGGCcatggtggctactatgccaaggaagagcagtttaggaagatggacgaagaggccgcaactgctggaaatatcgatgtgacgaatttaaAGGTacactcaaggaattggatatatgcgaggagtacagaatcatccgacgGTAATCTAAAGTTTGATAAGCcaaagacccaagaggcagtatcaactatcaaggatactaaaatatgctgaagacacgGAGAAGAGCTCATTCAATCCTtttagagagagggacgagcttagccttggcttgggaaacaaggagcacacagtccgcaccagggggctagggaaaaggatgacctggaagcaaggattcgaagaggacaggcacatgtacaagaaacatggcagagaccgggagactaatcttgagctccaagtgaaggctctaattGCGAAGGCGCTGGCGGAGCAAGgattgtctatggagccacgaatATTAATGACATcgctgggagaactggcattagttggcagccctctgaaagttcctagcagccaaggttccactgcagccacaacccctatCGATCGCATATGAGAACCAACTAGTTGTagcttggtgtttctcagcggccggcagaacattatgatggaggtggcaacgggtgtggcacatcctcccggtggcttacaccacaataataagataccgccggactacactagggtcgaggtgcattccgtgaagcccgagttcatgcagtggaggatagactacgcaactcctgaggggctagtgttactcggagacgttatggggcagttcatcctctgacacaaacgggacattatattgactgcttcttcgccgcatccccctctcccaaatttggagcgagttgttgaggtcagggagatattgtaacagaaccgaccaattatacgagattaagtaaggaaatcttccgccgaagcagataatttagcaaacttaagcccgtataactcgGTAGTTTAgcaatcatcatcacatgttacataaagttcacaatgacagttggatacatcaaagtttagaacataaagttattacaacccaagttcaaactaaaatagcggaagcaaatagttttaaagccacacacacttttggttcagatacagtgccagtaggtagtcatctccaacaaaagcatcagatgagagatacggggTGACCATTTCCCTTGATCCTAGTTATCGtccatcgccgggtacaggcagttaatacaataaccgtagtacatttgaccatctgcaacaacaatgggaacaacgccctgagtacgagaaggtactcagctagacttacccgtcttaaaccaaaataaagcgacaccaaggattatgtaaggctttctttagtgggctagctgactcgtttgcgaaaagcataagctatcatgaagaaaccattttaagtactttgcatcatctttattatgacctatccatctaggtaagcacctatactatagcaatcacttgattaaccaataacatccagttaccaacttagatttagcatatcccataccatccagataaccatcagtgttccatcataattactacgatgctgtagcttgagtcaagtgctcactatccaggagcgatggtgattcgaatcgattcttaactagctggtgatttattcctcacacaaaccacactcaccgatcaagtgagctacagatcactaatgacgctttccaagtagccgtaggataacagtcatggatcgcactacctagggaccgcccgacagctaggacacaccttgggctcactctttgcgtccccgtcatacccccttcagcaccagtctaccaatccgagtttatctcagcttgaatagtgtcactagcttcacggtcgaaaggtactttattcggccagctaaatgtgagccatacgttcaacatgacaagagggacaagcaacgatcggtccttaatcgacacagacggaaaactaacagcaccccagaaccctgtctggttgcctccaacatttccgtccggtctccaattatctatcacacatggttaattccaggatatcattctttccatagctaaattcttctagtaaccacctataaatgtaggtgaccgaaaATCAccaatcgctaccggtctaagcaaggctaagcagttattcgatcccgacctaacagggtaaaagggtaataaggtaggcaagaatagtaataaatgcatcaacggtttcaatcaactcctacaacttaatgcaacaatatataaactcatatatagaaagaattacttttataaagtaggagacttagaatgcttcgaggcttgccgcgttcgaacgaactaggttgatgatccacgtactcgggcaagtcctctccttgctcctcttcctctggcacctcctgtgcctggatttcttgtggatctatcccgatCTGCTTTTCCTGAACTGCTAAtagcaactcctcctgtgatcctgtatgatgcagatgtataagtgcttatgcataggtgcatcggagagataacatgtaatgatcatgatgcatggaatgtagatgaacatgttttaactttattggacatagtagaagtaaagctcttctacaaggtagccaacatcatccaagaacatgtactactatactactactataaccactgtactaacatgccaagtcaccacagcaagctaagatgcttcaaagatacaccaaagcaaacattattaactaaacatgcattaaaagtTTAATTGAACCCTAATTGAAACTAGGTTTGAACAGCAACACCTATTTTGGTATCAcagaaaaatctgagaaaattatagtagcatagtactactctaagtagactaccataaaattttcatggcatttggataagtaaaatagcctacacaaaaatgacaagctatggcataaatataagcatgaaaatactttgtattatgaaaagtatcaaacaacagatttaatatttttcctatgttctacacagtaaacaattactgcacaaaaattatcatacacatgttttatacaatttttgctctctatcaaaataacaaaaatcatcaattaaaggcacttgaactacacatcaatatttctctatagaacatgcatgacatatatttttcctacaaggTACATTgctaaaggagattaacaaaactggaaccatatttttctgataattattctatatactagacattttctaagataacagcaaatacaagaattaaataaaaccctatacaaaagtatcacaaaaaccacatgcaatatttttatactgtagatctaagaataagaagcatatagaaatttgtttcatcaaatttggagcaatatttttcaatttatgaatttccaaagcatttaaacaaaATCTATAAATCGTTTCTTTTATTCCTTCTGAAAATCCCGGTTCAAAAAagctagatccacccggatctgTACATGCGCGTACACATACAGGGGCTGACAAACAGTCCCGGgggtcagcaggaccccacctgtcagcgggagaggaagaagggcgGTGCTGACTACGGCTAACCTCGCCGCCGGCGAGGTCTCCTGCGAGGTCTACTCTATCGCACTCTCCTTCGCAAGGCGAACCTACTGGTGTAGCTATCGTGTCGAGTGGAGCTCAGGAGCAAGCTCACCGGCATCCATGGCGGCGCGGTGGCCCGACTCAACGtcggccggccatctccggccgagaTGAGGCGCGGGGAGGGGCTTGAGAGCTACCCCGTGTTCGTGCGGAGCTCGTGCGCATAAAAAGGAGGCAAGGAGGATGGAGgggcgaggtccacggagcgACGCATCTCTGGTGAACTCGACCTAGCTCCGGCGAGCGATTACCGGCGACTCATCGCTTACCACGGTGAGAAGGTGCTAGCACGGGATgcacgaggtggagg encodes:
- the LOC136468756 gene encoding E3 ubiquitin-protein ligase EL5-like, which translates into the protein MAADCVTRVWALAIATAACIGLPSALVYAIVRIAAARRYGAVFALGLVLVFWVTVSAAYYPRVCADLVPWLRFLRRARGRLRGHGEPSLLVPQRSSFVTVDVFPRPRQAPAPAAAVRGGGASVRAADDVLPPSPYPYEHQRVPLAQRYGDRGGGMFPRDRASTSHGDRASTSRVMMAALPREPPAARGKAPVGADDDAIQRPPCEEEIDGGPSKCCAICLADVDEEETAKRLPLCLHLFHRHCIDQWLQGHSTCPICRCNAFLTDSILSLDRR